A genomic window from Pirellulaceae bacterium includes:
- a CDS encoding Xaa-Pro dipeptidyl-peptidase, which yields MKQLKHFFFLIILLIRFSPVALSDESTDGATVPIFKDGEAQVVDGFKDPDYWIRQDLWVQTEFDSDNDGRLDRMHVSVTRPRQTETEGLKLPVVYVSSPYFAGTGTAGSEYFWDPHQELGKQPPHRTFQPPVKRTGMRPIISKSHAKQWVPRGYVVVHSSSPGTGLSQGCPTVGGDNESLAPKAVIDWLCGRADGFTTADGFDRVYAGWSTKHVGMTGTSYNGTIPLAAATTGVDGLKAIIPIAPNTSYYHYYRSNGLIRHPYGYMGEDIDCLYEFIHSGPDETRTLCDLNVRDETMHKNFDRVTGDYNDFWAGRDYLNDMKPMKAALLMAHAFNDWNVVPEHSVRILEAAKKKGLDHQAFFHQGGHGGPPPMKLMNRWFTRYLHGVENDVEKDPRAWIVRERDDREKPTAYEDYPNPKAKSVVFQLQGASPQRGELKIKVRESQDNESLIDNYSFNGEALARAESTKHRLIYVTPKLKTDVHLSGTPRINISLACDREAANLSVWLVSLPWNTRNNAKITDNIITRGWADPQNHQSISKSEPLVPGEFYQLSFDLQPDDQIIPKGQQIALMIFSSDQDFTLWPTPGTELTINVNETSLELPIVGGKRAWKKAIREKKKQTAP from the coding sequence ATGAAACAACTCAAACATTTTTTTTTCCTAATCATTCTCCTGATCCGCTTTTCACCTGTCGCGTTGAGCGATGAGTCAACCGACGGCGCAACGGTTCCTATCTTTAAAGATGGCGAGGCCCAAGTCGTTGACGGGTTCAAGGATCCGGACTACTGGATCCGACAGGACCTTTGGGTGCAAACAGAATTCGACTCCGACAACGACGGCCGCCTTGATCGAATGCACGTAAGCGTGACAAGGCCACGTCAAACAGAAACCGAAGGATTAAAACTACCGGTGGTTTACGTTTCCAGCCCGTATTTTGCCGGCACAGGAACGGCGGGCTCGGAATACTTCTGGGACCCCCATCAAGAACTTGGCAAACAACCACCGCACCGCACCTTTCAGCCGCCGGTCAAGAGAACCGGCATGCGGCCCATCATTTCCAAGTCACACGCAAAGCAATGGGTACCGCGAGGATACGTCGTTGTCCATTCTTCGTCGCCGGGCACCGGTTTATCTCAAGGATGCCCCACCGTGGGAGGTGACAACGAATCCCTGGCACCCAAGGCCGTCATTGACTGGCTTTGCGGACGCGCCGATGGTTTCACGACGGCTGACGGCTTTGACCGCGTCTACGCTGGCTGGTCCACAAAACATGTGGGCATGACGGGAACCTCTTACAACGGAACGATCCCGTTGGCAGCAGCAACCACTGGCGTGGATGGACTAAAGGCCATCATTCCCATTGCCCCCAATACATCCTACTACCACTACTACCGATCAAATGGCCTCATACGACATCCATACGGATACATGGGCGAAGACATTGACTGTTTGTATGAGTTCATTCACAGCGGTCCAGACGAGACGCGAACATTGTGCGACCTCAATGTTCGCGATGAAACAATGCATAAAAACTTTGATCGCGTAACCGGCGACTACAACGACTTTTGGGCCGGAAGAGACTATTTGAATGATATGAAACCGATGAAAGCAGCCCTCCTAATGGCACATGCCTTCAACGATTGGAATGTGGTTCCTGAACACAGCGTCCGGATTTTGGAGGCCGCAAAAAAGAAGGGCCTTGACCACCAAGCATTCTTTCACCAGGGTGGTCACGGCGGTCCACCACCGATGAAACTGATGAATCGATGGTTCACCCGATATTTACATGGCGTGGAAAACGACGTCGAGAAAGACCCGCGTGCTTGGATTGTTCGCGAACGTGACGACCGTGAAAAGCCAACCGCGTATGAAGACTACCCCAACCCAAAGGCCAAATCCGTCGTTTTTCAGCTCCAGGGAGCATCGCCCCAACGTGGGGAATTGAAGATCAAGGTTCGAGAATCGCAAGATAACGAATCGCTCATCGACAACTACTCTTTTAATGGAGAAGCGTTGGCAAGAGCTGAATCGACGAAGCATCGCTTGATCTACGTGACCCCCAAACTCAAAACAGATGTCCACCTTTCCGGAACGCCGCGTATCAACATCTCGCTGGCATGCGACCGAGAAGCTGCCAATCTATCGGTCTGGCTCGTCTCACTCCCCTGGAATACGCGAAATAATGCCAAGATCACTGACAACATCATCACCCGAGGCTGGGCTGACCCTCAAAATCATCAGTCGATTTCAAAAAGCGAACCGCTGGTCCCCGGCGAGTTCTATCAACTCAGCTTCGATTTACAACCGGATGACCAGATCATTCCCAAGGGGCAACAAATTGCACTCATGATTTTCTCCAGTGACCAGGATTTCACGCTTTGGCCCACCCCCGGCACTGAGCTAACCATCAATGTTAATGAGACCTCGCTCGAACTACCCATCGTTGGCGGCAAGCGTGCCTGGAAAAAAGCGATCCGAGAAAAAAAGAAACAAACAGCCCCATGA
- a CDS encoding GNAT family N-acetyltransferase — protein MSKPSALNVEVTREGLNDLLKESGALAATFPTTLPTGIKSVAYTMQDPDYGLSSVRRQFRQHLKRGAAHCEVRLLTWKELRQDGLEVNLDTARRRNQPNACYANPKQWGKFCEVVSDCQQLKAVGCLVDGTLASFIIAWVQGNRCEGLMTHHTRKFAEQRPSHAVMHGFTRTMIAHPEIDTVCIGRDMFPPKPSLARFKRYAGYSATPIQLGVVIHPSWNRLLTNPWSRAGFRSLRQAVGSRSNFLEDSQILDVAAATEI, from the coding sequence ATGTCGAAACCTAGCGCCCTCAACGTTGAGGTGACACGCGAGGGACTGAACGACCTGTTGAAAGAATCAGGTGCGCTAGCTGCAACTTTTCCTACCACGTTACCAACTGGGATTAAGTCCGTTGCTTACACGATGCAAGATCCAGACTATGGTCTTTCATCCGTGCGACGACAGTTTCGACAACATTTGAAGCGAGGAGCAGCACACTGCGAAGTTCGCCTGCTCACTTGGAAAGAATTGCGTCAGGATGGCCTGGAGGTCAATCTCGACACAGCACGGCGACGGAATCAGCCCAACGCTTGCTACGCCAATCCCAAGCAGTGGGGGAAATTCTGTGAAGTCGTTTCCGATTGCCAACAGCTAAAGGCCGTGGGATGTCTGGTTGACGGCACCCTCGCCTCATTCATTATTGCGTGGGTGCAAGGAAACCGCTGCGAAGGCTTGATGACACACCACACGAGGAAGTTTGCAGAACAGCGTCCTTCCCATGCCGTCATGCATGGATTCACACGAACGATGATCGCGCATCCCGAAATTGACACAGTATGCATCGGCCGGGATATGTTTCCTCCCAAACCATCCTTGGCTCGATTCAAACGCTACGCTGGATACAGTGCCACACCAATCCAACTTGGAGTAGTCATTCATCCCAGCTGGAATCGGCTCCTGACAAATCCCTGGTCACGTGCTGGATTTCGTAGCCTGCGCCAAGCCGTCGGGAGTCGAAGCAACTTCCTTGAAGACTCACAAATATTGGATGTGGCTGCCGCCACTGAGATCTAG
- a CDS encoding GMC family oxidoreductase N-terminal domain-containing protein — MRLITKVSARRVLLKNSQATGVEFIQGGNLVQASASQGVVLSAGALMSPKLLLCSGVGPTEVLSRVGIKSLVDLPGVGKNFQDHLGVPLVFRTDQATPGKKSRWLAAAWQYARNRDGPMVSTCGEAGCFISVDKASRNGIVEIIAMFQTSCNPELWN, encoded by the coding sequence TTGCGACTGATCACAAAAGTCAGTGCGCGGCGTGTCTTGTTGAAGAACTCCCAAGCAACGGGTGTCGAATTTATTCAGGGGGGAAATCTAGTTCAGGCGAGTGCCAGCCAAGGTGTCGTTCTTTCTGCAGGGGCCTTGATGTCACCCAAGTTGCTGCTTTGCTCGGGAGTTGGGCCAACTGAAGTGCTCAGTCGAGTAGGGATAAAATCTTTGGTAGATCTGCCAGGCGTTGGAAAGAACTTTCAAGATCATCTGGGGGTACCGCTGGTGTTTCGGACGGATCAGGCAACTCCGGGCAAAAAATCTCGCTGGTTAGCGGCCGCATGGCAATATGCGCGCAATCGCGATGGCCCGATGGTGTCGACTTGTGGTGAGGCTGGCTGTTTCATCTCTGTCGACAAAGCGTCTCGGAACGGGATCGTTGAAATAATTGCGATGTTTCAAACATCATGCAATCCCGAGCTGTGGAATTGA
- a CDS encoding GMC family oxidoreductase N-terminal domain-containing protein: MFRPQHSMCGAQCPGSLNGESKRGNRVVFEGNLLTPLNADYVVVDAGTSGCVVARRLLDRPGVSVLLIEAGAAHPGLPLDVPMAGLRLRGGDPGRFARLSNRI; the protein is encoded by the coding sequence GTGTTTCGACCGCAACATTCGATGTGCGGTGCTCAATGTCCCGGTTCACTAAATGGGGAATCGAAACGTGGCAATCGTGTTGTGTTCGAGGGTAACCTGTTGACCCCGTTAAATGCAGATTACGTCGTTGTTGACGCCGGGACCAGCGGATGCGTTGTCGCTCGACGATTGTTGGATCGGCCCGGTGTGAGCGTTTTATTGATTGAGGCAGGTGCGGCACATCCGGGATTGCCTCTGGATGTGCCGATGGCAGGATTGCGGTTGCGCGGGGGTGATCCTGGTCGTTTCGCACGGTTGAGCAATCGAATTTGA
- a CDS encoding GMC family oxidoreductase: protein MSQPESRGSICLNPKDPWGAPWIDSNYLSKSIDAEYLMKGAQRARDIAQRPALQRFALREKRISGISDHELISATGTTFNHPVGGCCMGKNELAVVDAGLRVHGVERLWVADNSIAPSISPGHTA from the coding sequence TTGTCTCAACCTGAAAGCCGTGGCTCGATTTGCTTAAATCCGAAAGATCCATGGGGAGCGCCTTGGATTGATTCGAATTACCTTTCAAAATCGATTGACGCGGAATACTTGATGAAAGGGGCGCAACGGGCAAGAGACATCGCTCAACGCCCTGCTCTGCAGCGTTTTGCCCTGCGGGAAAAGCGTATTAGTGGGATATCCGATCACGAACTTATTTCCGCCACTGGGACGACATTCAACCATCCGGTGGGAGGATGTTGTATGGGGAAGAATGAACTGGCAGTCGTGGATGCTGGATTGCGGGTTCACGGTGTTGAGCGATTATGGGTTGCTGACAACTCGATTGCTCCCAGTATCAGTCCAGGCCACACGGCGTGA
- a CDS encoding GMC family oxidoreductase N-terminal domain-containing protein yields MGRSVEYPMGRVVSGSSSVNAMLSVPGPREAFDNWGESGWSGAEMMQAFARAASADDTAPMMISEPRHRASFSKSFLEACVESGLKQTALMYGDAVETCGWFPVYQRNGKLESVARAYLASKKMILACD; encoded by the coding sequence ATGGGACGCTCTGTCGAATATCCGATGGGCCGAGTCGTGAGTGGCAGCTCGTCGGTAAATGCGATGCTCAGCGTGCCCGGGCCGCGGGAAGCCTTTGACAACTGGGGTGAATCGGGATGGAGTGGCGCGGAGATGATGCAGGCCTTTGCACGAGCGGCTTCTGCCGACGACACTGCGCCAATGATGATCTCTGAACCTCGGCATCGGGCTTCTTTCTCGAAGAGCTTTCTGGAGGCTTGTGTTGAGTCAGGGCTGAAGCAAACTGCTCTGATGTATGGGGACGCAGTCGAGACATGTGGTTGGTTCCCTGTTTATCAACGCAATGGAAAACTCGAAAGTGTCGCTCGGGCCTATCTTGCCTCAAAAAAAATGATCCTCGCTTGCGACTGA
- a CDS encoding SH3 domain-containing protein: MNLTRLAIATIAFHNALIVAISVAQNDGGPTANQQAANLQIDLKDREAESLEQSIVQNWKQYSKAFEYADYNQIADHFALPVTMIDSSGKADILETRKSFLDKYRDIRSKVQDGYKYSLLRNHHFRRLAEDVCLLETSYQRFNSSYQPIYNGRGVYFYRKIDSEWRIYTIMQLPSDPSPPSSAAHLIQVETHYYTTGPQQGRPADGKFPPGTRIKLLKVSGSYSLVQSNDGIVAYVSSDSLKPLHQP; the protein is encoded by the coding sequence ATGAACCTTACTCGCTTAGCGATCGCCACGATCGCCTTTCACAACGCGTTGATAGTCGCGATTAGCGTGGCACAAAACGACGGTGGGCCAACTGCCAACCAACAAGCTGCAAATTTGCAAATCGATCTTAAGGACCGAGAGGCAGAGTCACTGGAACAAAGCATTGTCCAAAATTGGAAACAATACTCCAAAGCGTTTGAGTACGCGGATTACAATCAGATCGCCGATCATTTCGCGCTGCCGGTAACGATGATCGACTCATCAGGAAAAGCCGATATCCTCGAGACTCGCAAATCCTTTCTTGACAAATATCGTGACATTCGCAGTAAGGTTCAGGACGGATACAAATACAGCTTGCTCCGAAATCATCATTTCCGACGGCTCGCTGAAGACGTCTGCCTGCTCGAAACAAGCTACCAACGTTTTAACAGCTCTTACCAACCCATTTACAATGGACGTGGTGTTTATTTCTACCGAAAGATCGACAGCGAGTGGCGGATCTATACCATCATGCAGCTACCAAGCGATCCTTCTCCGCCATCAAGCGCCGCTCACCTGATCCAGGTTGAGACGCATTACTACACGACAGGCCCCCAACAGGGACGCCCAGCCGATGGCAAGTTCCCACCGGGAACACGAATCAAACTGCTAAAAGTATCTGGCAGCTACTCATTGGTTCAATCAAATGACGGCATCGTCGCTTACGTGTCCAGTGACTCCCTCAAGCCGCTGCACCAGCCATAG
- a CDS encoding FAD-dependent oxidoreductase: MKQFRPYWFEKALIAEGNPATEPLAKQIDVDVCIIGGGYTGLWTALDLKARNPELTIAVIEQKQCGYGASGCNGGCVLTLATKYLSLCKYYGEKEAHRLVIASEEAVDQIQHFVKTHKISCDLRIDGSLYVATNQAQVGVSDAVMQALEQAGINSWKKLSLEAAKTLAATDGIQEGLFSPKAGSVQPALLVRGMARVAREQGIQIYEHSPMNRIEKTDRPRVVTPNGSISSDKVVVAINAWMASQFKQFERSILVVSSDMGITEPIPELLDELNLSHGATICDSRLFVHYLHTTSDGRLMLGKGGNTFAYGSKMIPSFFSPSGYEDQIKQAIERFYPKLKSVKLEQSWNGGSDRSTTGFPFFGNLDGHPNIHYGFGYSGNGVTQSWLGGKILASLCLNADDEWSRCGFVGGPRGYFPSEPIRWVGSLLVRNAIRRKECAEDAGRIPSRFDNCMARFAASAGKTDKSSRMRW, translated from the coding sequence ATGAAACAATTTCGCCCCTACTGGTTTGAAAAGGCACTAATCGCTGAAGGCAACCCGGCAACGGAACCGCTTGCTAAACAAATCGATGTCGATGTGTGCATTATCGGGGGAGGCTATACCGGACTCTGGACCGCACTCGATCTGAAAGCACGAAATCCGGAGCTTACAATCGCCGTGATCGAACAAAAACAATGTGGCTATGGCGCCTCTGGCTGCAACGGCGGCTGCGTTCTCACCTTGGCAACCAAATACCTCTCTCTCTGCAAATACTATGGCGAGAAAGAAGCGCATCGACTTGTGATTGCCTCCGAAGAGGCCGTCGATCAAATCCAACACTTCGTCAAAACACACAAGATTTCATGTGATCTTCGTATTGACGGATCTCTCTACGTCGCCACCAATCAGGCCCAGGTCGGCGTTAGCGATGCGGTCATGCAGGCTCTGGAACAAGCCGGCATTAATTCCTGGAAAAAGCTTTCGCTGGAAGCGGCCAAAACGCTTGCTGCCACCGACGGCATACAGGAAGGGCTCTTTTCACCGAAAGCTGGTAGTGTCCAACCCGCACTGCTCGTACGAGGAATGGCCAGAGTTGCTCGCGAACAAGGCATTCAAATTTACGAGCACAGCCCGATGAACCGCATCGAAAAAACGGATCGGCCACGAGTCGTCACACCCAACGGATCCATCTCGAGCGACAAGGTGGTGGTGGCGATCAACGCCTGGATGGCAAGCCAGTTCAAACAGTTCGAGCGTAGCATCCTTGTTGTATCATCCGACATGGGCATTACGGAGCCAATTCCCGAGCTTCTGGATGAGTTGAATCTCAGCCACGGGGCCACCATCTGCGACTCTCGGTTATTCGTTCACTACCTTCACACCACCAGCGATGGCAGATTAATGTTGGGAAAAGGCGGTAATACGTTCGCTTATGGATCAAAAATGATTCCTTCTTTTTTTTCACCGAGTGGATACGAAGATCAAATCAAGCAGGCGATCGAACGTTTCTATCCGAAACTCAAATCGGTCAAGCTGGAACAAAGCTGGAACGGCGGTTCTGACCGCTCAACAACCGGCTTTCCCTTCTTCGGAAATCTCGACGGTCATCCGAACATCCACTACGGCTTCGGTTATTCCGGCAACGGCGTCACCCAGTCGTGGCTGGGTGGCAAGATCCTCGCATCCCTTTGCTTAAATGCGGATGACGAATGGAGTCGTTGCGGCTTTGTTGGCGGCCCCCGAGGCTATTTCCCCTCCGAACCAATTCGATGGGTCGGATCGCTGTTGGTCCGAAACGCAATTCGCCGCAAGGAGTGTGCCGAAGATGCAGGACGAATTCCCAGCCGTTTTGATAACTGCATGGCGCGCTTCGCCGCTAGTGCCGGAAAAACAGACAAATCATCTCGAATGCGGTGGTAA
- a CDS encoding BBP7 family outer membrane beta-barrel protein — MVNRFLALCLAVFCLGFPSSSRGLEGSPCLNVQGTCEAGCDLCCAPKPVCGDDWVAIEFMSGWLKDGPVPLPLVTSGSLADPLPAAIGQPGTQVLFGDQQVDFGNFSGLRASLGTWLDRCRNVGLEATGFLMEDRTSIFSTDNFTDPDLVVTLPIQLPTGEETSVFALVNREPGTPLPSTRIRTLSSSQLWGAELNAVFEQAGCGCRNVEGLVGFRHVNLNESLGILVDLTRPVGGGTAMTSGHDYFEAQSRFYGAQVGMRLTQRCGRALLGVSGKMALGANVDVVKVAGSRTQMNPGQAPVTTAGFVFAEPTNIGHVSKTRFSVAPEIKLTCAYDLTPRLTAQIGYEVLYWSQVVRPGNQIDRVVNPTQRGGGELVGEARPAPRFETSELFFQTLTCGLRYDF; from the coding sequence ATGGTGAATCGATTCTTGGCTCTCTGCTTGGCGGTCTTCTGCCTGGGATTTCCTTCTTCTTCACGCGGATTAGAAGGCTCACCGTGTCTGAATGTTCAAGGAACGTGTGAGGCTGGCTGTGATCTTTGCTGCGCACCGAAACCCGTATGCGGCGATGACTGGGTTGCGATTGAATTCATGAGTGGTTGGCTCAAGGATGGTCCGGTTCCCCTACCACTGGTCACAAGCGGGTCCTTGGCCGATCCACTGCCCGCTGCGATCGGCCAGCCCGGTACGCAAGTCCTGTTTGGTGACCAACAGGTCGACTTCGGAAATTTTTCAGGCCTTCGAGCTTCGTTGGGCACTTGGTTGGATCGATGCCGAAATGTGGGTTTGGAGGCAACCGGTTTCCTCATGGAAGACCGGACCTCCATTTTTTCGACCGACAACTTTACTGATCCGGACCTTGTCGTGACCTTGCCCATTCAACTGCCCACCGGTGAAGAGACATCCGTGTTTGCCCTTGTAAATAGGGAGCCGGGAACACCGTTGCCATCGACGAGAATTCGAACATTATCTTCCAGCCAGTTGTGGGGTGCGGAGCTAAATGCAGTTTTTGAGCAGGCAGGTTGCGGATGTCGAAATGTGGAAGGGTTGGTAGGTTTTCGGCATGTCAATTTGAATGAATCTTTGGGGATTCTCGTTGATCTGACGCGGCCTGTTGGTGGGGGAACGGCGATGACCTCTGGCCATGACTATTTCGAGGCTCAGTCGCGGTTTTACGGCGCTCAAGTTGGCATGCGTTTGACTCAACGATGTGGTCGCGCGTTATTAGGCGTGAGTGGCAAGATGGCGCTCGGTGCGAATGTAGATGTTGTAAAGGTCGCGGGAAGTCGAACCCAGATGAATCCGGGGCAGGCACCCGTGACGACGGCAGGTTTTGTTTTTGCAGAACCAACCAATATCGGTCACGTATCGAAGACTCGTTTTTCGGTGGCACCGGAGATCAAGCTAACGTGTGCCTATGATCTAACACCTCGACTTACCGCACAGATTGGCTACGAAGTGCTCTACTGGAGTCAGGTTGTTCGGCCGGGAAATCAAATTGATCGAGTGGTCAATCCGACGCAGCGAGGCGGTGGAGAATTGGTGGGCGAAGCGCGTCCAGCACCAAGGTTTGAAACGAGTGAACTGTTTTTCCAGACCCTGACATGTGGCTTGCGATATGACTTCTAA
- a CDS encoding arylsulfatase, giving the protein MLHQKHIRFAVIILATLFFRSPGTAQDTLPFPPTPSASEAGVTMADSKHKWRDESVLRVAPDAPNILIILIDDAGAALPDTYGGMVHTPNLTRIANQGISYNRFHSTAMCSPTRASLLTGRNHTRIANGQISELRNDWDGFYGTIPRSSALGPEVLRHYGYCTAAFGKWHNTAPDEITSAGPYDNWPTGIGFEYFYGFLAGESSQWEPRLVRNTTLVDPTIERENGFLDPNGYHLSKDLAEDAVDWIRRQKTLKPNQPFFLYWAPGAIHGPHQVPKAFADRYKGKFDDGWDAYREKAFEGARKKGWIPQTAKLTPRPEGLQSWEEIPANERAFQSRLMEVAAGFAEHVDAQAGLILDELERNGDLENTLVFYIWGDNGSSAEGQLGTISELLAQNQVTTKVADHIRVLDELGGLEVLGGPKTDNMYHAGWSWAGSSPYQGMKLLASYLGGTRQPMAISWPKKIKPGPLREQFTHVNDIVPTLYDLLDIKHPHVVNGFTQDPIDGKSFADSLFDANAEAHKDVQFFDIMGSRAIYADGWMASQVGPRVPWAQGAVDISKWNPTEDKWELYNLTEDWSQSTDLASAHPKKLDELKALFLTESAKNKNLPIGGGLYRLLHPGDQPGVGVTEMLFYGKMTGEPEFPMPRIGFRDNTVTMSIDNPGDAEGVLYAVGGFSGGLTLFASDNRLVYEYNLFEIERTRITAEQPIPKGKSTITVTSRMQAEQPGAPMQVTIKINDKVVAQDTVKRTGTLTFTANDNFDIGSDTLSPVSEAYFDKKPFEFNGKIETTVVQLD; this is encoded by the coding sequence ATGCTCCATCAAAAACACATTCGCTTTGCTGTCATCATTCTTGCCACTCTCTTTTTTCGCAGTCCGGGAACGGCGCAGGATACGCTTCCGTTTCCTCCAACGCCAAGCGCCAGTGAAGCTGGTGTGACCATGGCGGATTCCAAGCATAAGTGGCGTGACGAATCGGTACTACGAGTTGCTCCGGACGCTCCCAACATCCTGATCATCCTGATCGATGACGCGGGCGCAGCTTTACCGGACACCTATGGTGGCATGGTGCATACCCCGAACCTGACCCGAATCGCCAACCAAGGCATCAGCTACAATCGCTTTCACTCGACGGCCATGTGCTCGCCCACACGTGCAAGCCTGCTCACCGGTCGAAATCACACGCGGATCGCAAACGGGCAAATTAGCGAATTGAGAAACGACTGGGATGGTTTTTACGGAACCATTCCGCGAAGCTCTGCACTGGGCCCAGAGGTCCTTCGCCACTACGGCTACTGCACGGCCGCATTTGGCAAATGGCACAATACAGCGCCAGACGAAATCACATCCGCAGGTCCGTATGACAACTGGCCAACAGGCATCGGCTTCGAATACTTCTATGGATTCCTAGCAGGTGAATCCTCGCAATGGGAACCGAGGCTCGTTCGAAACACCACCTTGGTCGATCCCACGATCGAACGGGAAAATGGCTTTCTCGATCCTAACGGCTACCATTTATCGAAGGACCTTGCAGAAGATGCTGTCGACTGGATCCGCAGGCAAAAGACTCTAAAACCGAATCAGCCGTTTTTTCTATATTGGGCACCAGGAGCTATCCACGGTCCACATCAAGTGCCCAAAGCGTTCGCCGATCGCTACAAAGGTAAATTCGACGATGGCTGGGATGCCTATCGCGAAAAAGCGTTCGAAGGTGCTCGCAAGAAGGGCTGGATTCCTCAGACCGCAAAATTAACGCCTCGACCAGAGGGCTTACAGAGCTGGGAGGAGATTCCCGCTAATGAAAGAGCTTTTCAGTCGAGGCTGATGGAGGTGGCTGCCGGGTTTGCAGAACACGTTGACGCTCAGGCCGGTTTAATCCTGGACGAGCTAGAACGCAACGGCGATCTCGAGAACACTTTGGTGTTCTATATCTGGGGAGACAACGGCTCCAGTGCCGAAGGACAACTTGGTACCATCTCGGAGTTGCTTGCTCAAAACCAGGTCACCACCAAAGTTGCAGACCACATCCGTGTCCTTGATGAACTGGGCGGCCTTGAAGTATTAGGCGGGCCCAAAACAGACAACATGTATCACGCTGGTTGGTCATGGGCGGGCAGCTCACCCTACCAAGGAATGAAGCTACTGGCCAGCTACCTGGGTGGAACCCGACAACCGATGGCAATCTCTTGGCCGAAAAAAATCAAACCGGGCCCCCTTCGAGAACAGTTCACTCACGTGAATGACATCGTCCCAACGCTCTACGATCTCCTTGACATTAAACATCCTCACGTTGTCAATGGATTCACTCAAGATCCGATTGACGGAAAGAGCTTTGCAGACAGCTTATTTGATGCAAACGCCGAAGCACACAAGGACGTGCAATTCTTCGATATCATGGGCAGTCGGGCCATTTACGCAGATGGCTGGATGGCCAGTCAAGTCGGACCCCGTGTGCCATGGGCACAAGGCGCGGTTGATATCTCCAAATGGAACCCCACCGAGGACAAGTGGGAACTCTACAACTTAACCGAAGATTGGTCGCAGTCGACTGATCTGGCCTCAGCTCATCCGAAAAAGCTCGACGAGCTTAAAGCGTTGTTCCTGACCGAATCGGCCAAGAACAAGAACCTTCCCATCGGCGGTGGGCTTTATCGCTTGCTTCACCCGGGCGATCAACCGGGCGTAGGCGTCACAGAGATGCTCTTCTATGGCAAGATGACGGGCGAACCCGAGTTCCCCATGCCGCGAATCGGCTTTCGCGATAACACGGTCACCATGTCGATTGACAATCCGGGCGATGCCGAAGGTGTTCTCTACGCAGTCGGTGGTTTTTCTGGAGGGCTGACCCTTTTTGCCAGCGATAACCGACTCGTTTACGAGTACAACCTCTTTGAAATCGAACGAACACGAATCACTGCCGAGCAACCCATTCCGAAGGGCAAATCAACGATCACCGTCACTTCCCGAATGCAAGCTGAACAGCCCGGGGCACCGATGCAGGTCACCATCAAGATTAATGACAAGGTCGTTGCTCAGGACACGGTGAAACGCACAGGGACTCTGACCTTTACCGCCAATGACAATTTCGACATCGGCAGTGATACGCTTTCACCCGTCTCCGAGGCCTACTTCGACAAAAAGCCGTTTGAATTCAACGGAAAGATTGAAACCACGGTAGTCCAACTCGACTGA